The DNA sequence AATCTGATCTAGTGGTGGTCATTTAtacacaacaaaataaaaacaattgagagagagagagagagagagagagagagagagagagagagagagagagagagagagagagagagagagagagagagagagagagagagagagagagagagagagagagagagagagagagagagagagagagagagagagagagagagagagagagagagagagagagagagagagagagagagagagagagagagagagagagagagagagagagagagagagagagagagagagagagagagagagagagagagagagagagagagagagagagagagagagagagagagagagagagagagagagagagagagagagagagagagagagagagagagagagagagagagagagagagagagagagagagagagagagagagagagagagagagagagagagagagagagagagagagagagagagagagagagagagagagagagagagagagagagagagagagagagagagagagagagagagagagagagagagagagagagagagagagagagagagagagagagagagagagagagagtgagtgagtgagtgaaaTGAGTAGTTGGGAAATGAGTGGGTTAGGGTAAAAGATGGGATGGTTTCAAAAATCCAATCGTGGATGATGGATAGAGAAAGAAAATTTAACAGAAAATGGAAgagagaaaaatgatgaaattagcAAAAaggtaattttgtaattaaagaactttttgaaatataaaattgaaaaacatattttataaaaaaaaattaaaaaagcaaacaggaataaaattgtaaaataatattaaatttaatatctaGTGTAAAAATTcctataaataaaaaactaagaccattatatattttaagttaaatttAGCTCAAAATGTaatataaaacttatatttggTTCAGTTTTTATATTTGTGCTCTAATACAAGATGTGCAAATTAGTTATAAAAGTCAATACTACTATTAATcttcattaaaaatatacaaaataattaatttcatttatattttttttattatcttacaaatataaaatccatttttattaatgaatgagaaataattaattaaaaacatatACTATTTATTGTTGGCATAATTTTTAGCTTTGGTTAATTTTAGtacacattaaatattattattgaagataaattttaacaaaatattataaaaaatgataatagaCTATTATAGCTCTCCATTCAAGatagacaatttttttttttttgacaatattCAAGATAGACAATTGATGAACTTTATCTCCCATTTTTCTTTAAAGACTAGAAAGATTCAGGTCAATCTTTTATTAAATCAAGGACTAgaaagatttatttaatttttatttgaaaggACTAGAGAGATTGGCCTGCAACTAGTAGTAAACTATACTCtgatttaaaattaagaaagaaataagATTTGGTACATAGAGTTGTATAAAAAAAGCTCATAAAAGATGCCAAAGCCTCCACCAATACAAATTAGTTAATTTAGCTTTGTATATACAATCCTTGTCTTTCAACAAAAACCATTATTTGCTAATCTACACAAAGTAATCCACTAATAcaataaatatttcttttaatatatatattagtgtaGTAAAAATTTGATTGTATACATTAATGTATAGAGAATAACATAATACTAGTTATGAACAAGTGACCAAACCATCTTGTGAAAGCAAGTTAGAACCTTGTTGATCCAATGTCTTCCTAACTTCCCTATAGAATTCCAGCCATGAAGATGAGTGCATTTCGACCGGGGCGGCCCACAAGAACGTCGGGTTAGGACTCGCCGGACAGGCGCCGACCAAATCCAACACAGATGCTGCTGGTTTGAGTGGCTGTGGGAAATTGAATGCCAAGTTGTCTACTTTGTGTTCATATATTTTGCCATTTCTATCCAATTTGTATCTTGAAGTGCCTTGAAATTGGCCTTTGGCTTCCCATGGAACTCTAGGCACACCTTTCAAGTTCCATCTGATTAAAATCACATTCTCTGAGGGTTGCCATATCCTGAAAACCTCAAGATAAATCTCTCTGAACAAAATTCTGCCATGGAATCTTAGTGCCCAGAATATCAATTTGTAGTTTTCTATACCACTGAATGTGTTTAAAGGGTCTTTAAACGTTATATCATCCCTACAAAATTCATTTCACAAAATACAGTTTTATTGAAAATCCAATACATATATGAAAGAAAATTCAAGTACCCAATTGAGAAAATTACCTGTAAATGTCATAATTGAGGTCTTTGGTGAAGATTAGAGGAAGGTCTTCACGGAGAGTACGAACAGCAAGGCCGAGGTTGACAAAGAAGTCATCTTTGGGCTGCTTATCGTGTGCACCTCTTGGGGTGTTAAGCTGCGCACTCTTGTCGGCTAAAGGGGTCTGGAGGGTTGGGagggaagagggaagagaaggagggttgttgggttttgtgtggAGGAGTGTTTGGTGTACGGATTTCTCCTTGGATTTCGATTGAAGAAGCAGAGAAGGAGAGAGATTGGGAAGAAGAAAAGCCATTTCAGCTTTTCATGTGAAGAGGAGTTTTTTCAGagagttttgtttttttatttttgactaaTTTTGTCTGTTTGGGTCAtcgaaacacacacacacacacagttATTTCGATTTATTTGAGTGGTTTTGAAGGTTGCCACCCAACCCAAGACCATGAGGGCTTCACCATTGATTGGTAGTGATTCAATGTGGACCAAACTCAAAATTCCCTTTGCTTTTGTTTCATTTTGCTTTATAATATCAATCTACCATTcatattatagaaaaaaaattgattttactTGGGCTAAACGCCAACGGTAAAATCTGTGGAAGAAACAAAAGTGAAAGAAATATGTAGTGTAATAATGGAGAGAAGGGGGTAGGGATGCACATGGGCGGAAAATTGGCAGAGAGTAATTCCCGTTCCCGCCTTGTTTCTTATTTAGACGGGGAATTCCCGCTCCATTAGGGGTAAGTCCCCACGGGGCTATCCCCATGAAGAAAATATGCATGGCTTCAAGACTATCTCCAATAGGAGATGTAAAAGTTGAGCTATTTTAACACAAATAATAGTTTTGTGATATTTTTACATTCACTTTCATTATTATGCTCTAACACATAATTATAAATCTTGATACAAAATTTGATATGTTATTTAatgttcatttattaatttattaaaaatataaaataatgcattgtcaaaaaatatatatatatatatataaaataataattatataaaattaaatataaaatttaattataaaataataataataataataagagcattgttattggacACCAGTAGTGTCTAGCACCTTCTATAGGTAGCACTCTACGATTGGTTGACGATATtccctaaaaaaattattttcttaagttatatgtgacgttatacttaattataccaataacaGTATAACATCGAGGAAAATAATAGGTACCAATAAtgtattaactaaaatttaataataaaatattaaaaatagtataatagtaaatataaaagcataatatttattataatgtaTATTTTACATCATGTTATATTGTGATTCACATTTGGATAACTTTTTGTTATATATGTGATaaatttacattaaaatttagcACACTACTAAAATGGAATTTTTATAAAGTaaactatattttatatttctatcaCTTATTTACATCTCCCTCCGGTAGAGTTACTCTTATATATGTAAAAGAAACAcacaacataatatatatttcatttgcGCCCTTCTCCTATCTCTTACAAATAATTCAATGGAATATAGAaactaatattaaaaaaaaacatatactaATCAACTAATGTAATTGTAACGTTCTACCAACTAAGAcggttacattattttttttaatttatgtattaATCTTTACTaattaaagaattttaatataaaattgtatttaataaaatttttgtaataattaaaaaaatttaataaacttaTAATACTTTTacacaattttataatttgagaccttaaatactatttataaaatGTACATGATACATATACTAAACAAAAGATATTGTCTAACGACACAACCAAAATACTACGAGTTCGTAGTGTCTCAAAAATTTCAACCCTCTAAGCTTAAATGACCATATATGTACAATTTTTATTAAGTTTGTTACTCACTGTTGTTCAGCTTTTGTTTTACCTTTACctacacacaaaaatatatttataagtgGACAGActtacaaatatatttataacttaaattaatttttaaaaattaattttagcaTATTTTTAAATCTCTTTTTCACattattttctcttaatataattaattattttaattttattttcactttttgtttctaattaaaattcatatagatgtttattttaacttattttgtcttaatatttaaagtatattttttagGTGATTTTTTGATAAGAATATGAGaagaaaaaaagttataaaaaaattagtgtaagttttttttttttttaaatgaagattattataagttaaaaatatatatattttataacttTATGGTATGCAAAGTAAACTcccaaaaaaatatcaaagagagtaattttccaatttGGTGGGCTCATTAATTTCTTGGTGACACATAACAATGTCAATAACAACAAAACAAGGGGAAAAAAGAAGCATCTTTTTAAGCATTTCCCCAAGTACATTTCCAGAATCTATTTGCTCAATAGGTACATTCTATTTTCCTTTTGGTATCATTCCTATCAACTATTTTTAATTACTCATTTGGAGGAATGGAATATACAATGGGATACTAATACACTATACTCATAACCAATCCTATAGCTCCTCCCATTTGCTCTTCCCTTTCAATTTTCAATtgtaaaaattacactaaatataagtttttttaaagaatatttaCAACGTCGTTTACTTACATATAATCGGAATGACTAGGAATCAAATTCACCCTTAATTGAATTGATGAATCGGATTAAGAATGAGTTGTTTACTTAACTAACAGGAATCAGAATTAGAATAGGCAATATTCTATATGTTTACATTAATGTAGAAtcagtttaaattaatttaagttacaAAAGTACTCTTTATTAAAGTTTTCTTTCGAtatccttacaaaaaaaaattatttagatatttttaattttctttaattaaaaatattaaaagagggtaaaaattaaatttcataattttaaattattatatttatataacacctaagtttcaatttttttgagCAAAAAAGTACTCAAATTATTATGTTTGTAGAACTTAAGTACTTAAGTTATTTATTTTGCTACTTAAGTTTTTATATGATGTCAAATTTACTTATAACTTAATACTTAActgttaaaagtaaaaaatttaaattgggTACTTAAGTTCTACCATTGtaacaatttaaataatttctacAACCTAAAAAGTAACTTTGCCTCATAATGGCCTGCTCAACATGCGAGGCTCCTAAGGACAAGTCATCCCACATCAAGAAAACCAAGGGTTCCAAGTGTATGGTCAACACCGAAATAACAACCAACAATAGAAGCAAGGTCGGAGAATGAGATATGAGCCTGAAGTCTCTATTCATCGACAATACCCCAATGGATATGACGATGACGAGGTTGGAAGTCGAGCCTGAGATGACAATCGACAACAAAGGCGCGAAGATCATCATGTCAACCAAAACAATAATCACAATGATGGCTAGAATAACTGCACCAATGGCCACAATGGCAGAAACCCACTTAGGAAAGAAAGGAAAGAAAGCCAAAATGCAGGTGGGACACCTCAGACAGATGTTGTATTCCGAAAGATGGGTTAAAGGCTTGAAGATGACTTACAAGACAACTTGAACCAAAGAAGAGAGAATTGAGACTCAAAATTCACCCCACCGCAGGGAAACCAGCTAAATAATCAGTGTAACTTTGTCCTGAATGATCAAAACAAGTTTGTCCCGAATGACCAACTTCGTACCAAATAGAGTTCTGAGTGAACAACCGGTGGCACAAGTTGGTCAACAGGTGGCATAAATATATTCAGGAGTACACGCATAATTTGATTTACGTAAAAGTATAGTACAAAGCATGACTGACTCAAACTCACCGACCTGAAACCCGATCAGAGCTGAGGTTCCCCATTCTCTCCTAGGAACAATTCGTTGGAAATTCTGACCAAATTTTTCCAACTTGGAAGATGTATACATCAAAAGAAGATCGACTATcccatattaattattttgagataCAAACCAACCTACGAGGAGTGAAAGAGGATGTTAAGTCTAGAATTTTCCTAAAAGCTTTGGCAAAGTCCACACAACAATGATACTTTAAGTTGATATTCGAGAAATTTGATTCATCGAATGCCTTTGATTCTCAGTTCTACACCCAATTCTCCTCCTCTCGCCAACTACCTGCTCACCTCGAAGACCTGGtcgaagtaaaaaaaaatactggAGAACccttaaaatactatatttagcAGTTCATGGCAGAGACCACCAAGGTCAAAGCTTTGACCAACGAGGGGCAACTAGCAGCAATCTTAAGCAGAATTGAGCCCAAAGGGAGACCTTGGTCTGACATTAAAAGGCTCATTATGGGATCAATTTAAGAATTCTTAGATCGGGTTGATGAGTTCATAAAGCTCAAAGAGGCAGAATGAAAAGTCAATAGCATTCACCTCGCTAGTACAAGCGTAGGTTAGACCCTTGAAGCCCCTATCTAAAACAACCGAAATTCCCAACCACAAGGGaataaaatcaataataataacaaaaatagtGGTAAGATGCTGAACTATGgaaacaataacaacaacaacaggaatggaaagaaaggaaaattcAATAACGTCGATCAAAAAAATCCTCAAGAGAGAGCTCCTCGATGCACTACCTTTTCCATCCTCACTAACACTCGAGAAAACATCTTTACGAAAATACAAGTACCTTACAGAAGGCCCCCTCCcataaaaaagatataaataagAGGGACACCACAATGTTTTGTTGCTTTCACCAAGATCTTGGTCATGACATAGATGAGTGtaataaaaatctgaaaaaggaAATTGAATTCCTCATCCGAAGAAATAAGCCCTCATATGATTGATATGTGAAGACAGATCTAGTTCAGCGACCCCCTTAGCAAGGGGATAATGCTCAAAATTATTTGATGACACCCCTTGTGGATGGGAATCTTAACGTGATAGAGGATCCCACATTGCTGGGAATACTGATGAAGACACAATTGCTGGCCATTGAAGAGCAGACTCCCAAACAACCATGTCTAGATGACACAATTGTGTCATTTAGCGATGATGACTCTACACAAGATCCATGAATGAACATCCTCTTCAAAACCACATACGAGAAGATGGGCTTCTAGCTCAAAGACCTTGTTCCATGTGCCCAATTGATCTATGATATTTTAGGCCACAATATTGCAGCTCTGGGAGTCATCTGTCTCCCTTTCACTGTAGGGAAAGTGCCCACCAGTAGCATAGTCATGGCACAGTTCTTGGTGATAGACGTATGTCATGATAGGACGACCAAATCTGCATGACTTGAAAGAAATAACTTTCATTGACCACCTTTGTGTAAAGTTCCCCACTAAAAATGGGGTTGGATGTATGAAGGGAGCCCAACAGCTAGCCCGCCAGTGTTACAATATCACGATCATAAAGGCGAAGAAGGAAGACTAATTTGGCCATAGTTCAAAGGCTgaacaaactaaaaaaaatagggATCCACCCAAGGTGGGGATGTTGAGATGGATCCTACTTTGGGGACCCTGACACTGAAATAGGGCCgatggaagaattagaagacaTGGAGATAGACCAAACCATACCGACCAGGATAATCAAGATAGGTTGAGGTTATACGAGTGAAATAAAATCTGCTTTGATCAAATTTTTAAGGAAAAACCTCAATTTATTTTTGCATGGTCGCATGATGACATGGTTGGGATTTTTCTATTTGTAATTTACCACACTCTAAACATTAATACTCACAATTCTGACCAGTACAACAAAATTAGAGAttgtttgaaaaagaaaaagctcGAGCTCTCAAAGAGGAAGCAGAAAAGCTCTGAGACAACAAATTCATCATAGAGGCATTTTACCCAATTTGGGTATCAAACCCGATGCTTATCCCAAAACCTAATGGCAAAAGGTGAGTATGCATAGGCTTCACCGACCTGAATAAGACATGCCCAAAGAATTATTCTCTACTTCCCATGATTGATCATTTGGTGGATGCTACTGCCAGACACAAGATTTTAAGCTTCATGAATGCATACTTAGGTTACAACCAGATCAAAATGTATCCACCTGACCAGTGTTACATGAAAGAGTATAGGGACAAATTAGTAATTATTAGTATTGTCTAGTTAGTATAAATATGTAATACTATCACACAAATAgaaaatcaatgaatgaatgaGAGAAAATTAGGATTATTCCTATTGGGTTTTGGCACTAACTCGAAGAGTGCAACCCGATACAATTCGATCTCCAGTAACACCGCCAAAAACTTTTTGTGAAAATTAGTATACGTAGtcacacaagtaataaagtgataagtaagatcgtctccacagggaatGCAAGTAAAATTCAAtgcaaaatcaattatttaacaatttagattttaagaaaataaatggattagatGTTGTGAACTAGAATTAATATTGAAATATTGCTACAAATGCTGGAAAATTAACTATAAGAAAAAGTAATCAAACAACAAATGGACTTGAATAGCTAGATCCCCCTATGTCTAAAACTGCCCAGTCGCTACAACATTTCTTCAACAAAATGCACAGAGTTAACTAGAATTCCTATATGTTCATGAGATTTTTCCAAAACTCATGAAATAAAGTTCTATCATCTAATtcaatataattctatattaaATCACATCTAAGAACACAATCCCAGCACCAATTCTTAAAGTTATGCAAagtaaatattcctatttcactTACTAAGAATAACCTAAAAATGGGTATTCTCTTGCATCATTCAAGTACCAACTACTAGATTTAGCCTTTCCAGTATTAAATCTAGATTAATAACCTGCCATTGATTTCTAATCATGTACAACAGTAAATAAACATGAagctcacttgaatgaacaatgAAAATTTAGCTTAAGTAATgcattcaaatttaaaatacatgacAAAAGGAGTTTTTAACCATTCAAGTCTCAAAAGTTTAGCTCATAACTAAAATAGCAAacataaactaaaataaaaaattaatatccatGAGTGCTAGAATAGctatgaaaaataagaaaatacaaaacagaaaagaaaagaagaaatgaGAACAAAGCCTAGATTGATGGTGTTGTAGGTTGGATCTTCTTGTTCTTATCTTCCTCCTTCAATTCCTTGTGCTTCCTTCTTTTTGTTCTTCATgctttttttttctaacaactttttttttccaaCTATGGCAGCCAACAATAATTCCTCTCCTTTTCTTCCACATTTTGATGTACCCTTAAAGTTAGGTCCCTAAGGTACTTTTTCAATATCCTAATTAGAAAAGCCCATTTCTTTCCATGTTGGCCCACTATTATTGGTCTCTTGTTTTTACAACAGCTAGCTGGAAGAAGATTAAGTGGATGCCACCTGATTGTTGATATGGATGGATGAAAACTCCTTTTTTAAATCTGTCGCGTCACTGCGCAGAATGCGCAGAATGCTCAGAATGCTACAACATTCAGGCAGCATTTCCTCCTAGATTTCAGGTGTAAAGCTCCTACCTTGTATCATTTCACTTGGCTGATATTTAGAGGATTTTTTCTAACAACAAAACAGAcaactaattaaataattataattaagacTAAAAATTTAATAGACACCCAAAATTAACTtgctaaattaaaaaaaaaaagataaaaactaacaaaagtaacaaacaaCACACTCTTTCAATACCTGTTTTCATCAAAATTGAAGTTTAAAGATGATAAAAATAACTCtataccatagagttatcacTGACCAAGAACACATAAGCTTCCGAACAGATGTTGGCTTGTATTGTTACAAGGTCATTCCATTCGGCTTGTCAAAAGTGTGTGATCCTCTACAAATTTCACACCCAGTTGAAGCTTGTACATCTTTGGCAGCTATAGTTGTTTGTTGTAACTATTTAGTGAGTGTAGCTACCTGAGCTATTAAAGCAATAAGGGCATCCAATTCATGAATaccaattattttctttttgccAAGTGCTCTTTCATTAGACCATTGATAGTTGTTCATAGTCATGTCTTCAAGTAATTCATAAGCTCTTGTTGTATTTTTGCTCATGAATGTGCCTCTAGATGCAGCATCAATAGTGGTTCTAGTAGTAGGACATAAACCATTATAAAAATTTTGTACCAACATCCACTGCTCAATACCATGGTGGGGGCACTTTCTCAATAGatctttaaaattctcccaagCTTCATACAAAGATTCACCATTATTCTgacaaaaattatttatttctccCCTCAGTTTAGCAACTTTTGAAGGAGGGAAGATTTTAGATAAGAACTTTTGTGCTAGATCCTTCCAAGTAACAATAGAGTTTGGTTGTAGAGAATTTAACTAACATTTTTCTCTTTCCCTTAAAGAGAATGGGAAAAGCCTCAATTTAATAGCATCATCACTCACTCAACTGTATTAAAAAGTACCACACAATTTCAGAAAATTAGACGAGTAAGTGTGAGGACCTTTAGTAGGAAACCCACTAAATTGGAGAGTGGACTGCACCATTTGTAAAATTGCTGGCTTGATCTCAAAATTATTGGCTTCCACTGCTGGTGGTCTGACACAGATTTGTACCCGTTTTAAAATAAGGAGTACATAGTCTCTCAAGCTCCTTTTAGTATTATTCTAAGCTTGACCTCCATGTATAACTCCAGGAATTAGATTATTCTTTTCATTCCCTTCATTATACGCCATGTTTGTCGAtttcttggctttcttcttgtTCATTCTGTTTTACTTACAAAACTTCTCAATCTAAGGATTCAAAGGAACAAGGCTATATGCACCTCTTCTCCTGTGCATATAATAAATTCACCTGagataggaaaaaaaatagtaactaaACCGGTTGAAAACAAgggaaaacaaaataaaattagaataaaaattaatgaaacTGGTATTAATGATGTTCAATTCTCGACAACGGTACCAAAAACTTGTTCGATAAATTTAGTATGCAAGTATACACAATCGAATAAAGTAATAGAATGATCAAGTAGAGTATCGTTTCTATGAGGATTTTGATTATTAATTACCAATCtattaattctttatttttatttgattaattaaaaagtttttaaaaataaaataaaacaaagcaaataattgaaaaattagagaaataaataatgaaaaaaacaaGAATTATTATGATCCCCAGCTATTCTTTATTTACTTCTTAATGCAATTACCCAATTTTTCTTCTTCCTATTTAATTGACAAGTTGAATTAAGTAGTTCATAATCTGGTTAAGACTTACAAACCCAATCTATATGAAAACTTCCTATATTCCTATGGTAAAATTTAATCACaaagaaaatattaaacaaaaaaaactcataaaatCATACAAATAATGTAGATATTTTCGTCCTAAATTAATTTGCATCTATACCAATCaaatcatattcaaatcttatATTTAAGAATTTTGATTTGAATTTATAAATAACAATTATAGGTGGTCAGttaataattacaaaattaaatcaGATTACATGGAATTGAAATAAGAGAAGGAGATGAAATTGAATAACTAaataattcataaaataaatttaagtgGTTCACATAATAATCTTTAAAGAAAATAAGCTCATAAAAGTCATTCTAAAACAACAAAGATtcaattaaaaacataaaagataaagataGATGAGAAAGAACACAGTTTGGAATTCTCTAATGGTGTCTAGCCATTCTCCTATACTCAAAATTGATCTCCAAGTTTGAATGCATTGAAAACTTAGCTCCTCAACCCCTTTAAATACAAAAATAGGACTGTTTCTCAAGAACTTCTAATGACACGACATTGCCTTGAGTGCCGCAACATTCAAAGCGAAGTCCCccactttcctttttttttgctattttcttagttttcttttttttcttcttccaaCAAGTGAATGCCGCATCATTCCTTGCTAAGTCGTGACATTCCAAgcagtttcccaaaatttttatttctcctAATAATTTCCTTAAGAGAATTTAGAGATTTGAAAGAAAAGAATTTGGGTTCTTAGTTTTTGATGGGGTTCGACCAACTAAAGAGGAGAGAGAAAGGGGTATCTCAATTGTTTAATTGGgtttgtaaagaaaaaaaaaatctaatttcatCTATTTTCTATATAATTCTATGGTACTATGGCATAAGATAAGTTTTAAAAGACATgtctattaatttaaaaaactaTCAATTTGCCCCTACTCACAAACCCACATAAACTTAAACTTAGGGGTAGAAGGGTCATTTTCCAAATAACCCATATAATCTCATAATCTTAACTATCCATAACAATTTCTGATATCTTTAAAATACTAATTTGTACTAATGTGAGATTCTCGGTGCTGACGGTGAAAACTCGTCGACCAAATTACGATCGAAAATCAAAACTCAAACACGAGAATTAGAATGAGgattatatgaaaatataaaaacttaaAGAAATTCTTTGAGCAACAATGGAGGAAGAGAAAtaattgtatttcttagagtgaagtcttacaatgatTTTCCCACCTCTTCTCACATCTAAGGATAGGGTATTTATAGGTCTAATAGCTTGGGGGTACAATTGTGGTCACAAGGGACAAGTTGATGTTCGGGTATTGTGGGTTGTAGGTGTAGGAGGTGGTTTTGCACCTTGTACCTTTAACTGGTGTCTGGTAGTCCCAGGTAGTAGAGGTGGTGGCCGTTGTGCACCCTTGGTTGGAATGTCAGAGCTTGCAGGTGCAGTGCATCCACTACTcatactgtaacaccctaaataattaggcacgctacccaaaatgattatgaaaccctaatcccctaaccgggattactaattaaaaacagcgcagaatttaaacttttatattaaacagactgaaaataaacttgtaatatatttaaactttttcaaacatagttgggatcccaaaaatatttacaaaattattacaagtttattcttactagccgacctaagcggcaaaacagaatacaaaagtcaacactgttagacccataacccgcttggtctgaagtggcatgaacatgtacattcttcgccctgctcctgaaactcatggctgatcagctaatgccttaccctttcctgcacagtagagcacccgtgagccaagcccagcaagacagtataaatcataacaaatatattatgctcattcacatatgtctgtatagcacagacctgatcattatttcatcatgcccatttatgtctacgtggtgtagacctatgtgttgcgctcacacatc is a window from the Cannabis sativa cultivar Pink pepper isolate KNU-18-1 chromosome 1, ASM2916894v1, whole genome shotgun sequence genome containing:
- the LOC115708326 gene encoding uncharacterized protein LOC115708326, with protein sequence MAFLLPNLSPSLLLQSKSKEKSVHQTLLHTKPNNPPSLPSSLPTLQTPLADKSAQLNTPRGAHDKQPKDDFFVNLGLAVRTLREDLPLIFTKDLNYDIYRDDITFKDPLNTFSGIENYKLIFWALRFHGRILFREIYLEVFRIWQPSENVILIRWNLKGVPRVPWEAKGQFQGTSRYKLDRNGKIYEHKVDNLAFNFPQPLKPAASVLDLVGACPASPNPTFLWAAPVEMHSSSWLEFYREVRKTLDQQGSNLLSQDGLVTCS